One Nitrosopumilus piranensis genomic region harbors:
- a CDS encoding FecR domain-containing protein, which translates to MKNKKVHGIIFILILVFSGFSLSDLAYGAKDLGHVDIRMSNVMMGQVIADDLSMFSITTNVMSIVNVLVKLDDGNLYVVAKDDDYRLTDNLVGSDRAFKAQIRNIVNDLSESKQTIQPDFGKGQVYLFYVGNCFKQIPITEPKLPESLIQDVVDGKYGDSVALGFTLDKKAFLVTNESGCNPDDVSIDDSIRMNIHTDIEHGFTIMHPTSFRESNYDDPSDKWEFVFGVESKNYGDEYANDPVLYFDISITDEYDDVNTFEEMKKEISDWCIETYDNEYYACHTEILKTYTSNINGNLVYVVESFTNYTPLDSETTLAFSDYCIAHNIVNNNRLWGLIGCVEMLDTQIAKYSSPKDAFDSSGLLLIKESLESFKLNLIQCPQDIIDPPNSKFFEYVDPVTVDEARAIAQCIENTVSDWHTTLPHCPCLEKDIKTDKRFIQSNLGLKKHHPNAENGYRTSVWWHTQNNAIHGQQCTYDKAGVLITYTSSAGTPDWWAPKSDLIIDTRLPDYMHHDIIDVQTSNLLSWEEYSKTWKPNDGINCSANSGNSVGYVEKLTGHVQIKKPTETDFKVLSKDHVINKGDTIITNENSNAVIHFADDTNLTIGENSEVTIDSFVYRDDYTVKEKTIQVIKGIFRWVSGTLTPHTDSKVLTPVEAMTIRGTDFVLEHNSKTNSDTIFLNEGKIDVIPISTNTLMQLEEGNKIIVNKEDGLISKERIDTEEWDSLIITLDSNNPQIPNWIKNNAEWWAEGSIDDSSFVSGIQYMIKEDMIYIPDLSKQTKRTVEGIPDWIRNNAGWWADGTIDDRDFLNGIQYLVSNGIVVIGDEDAIKVKEIDEEYSDLDEDYVYPIGENEDDDNDDYLENTNSELIDNNKKPEEQSVSDFSTSRGTLNISEQVIKLPNDPEYHELMVNGNFGSSDFAEVNLVIYYEQDQTLFSIPTATFDDGYFEIRLAVDPQWEIGSYTIIAEHSDTEFARATFQVME; encoded by the coding sequence GTGAAAAATAAAAAAGTCCATGGAATTATTTTTATACTGATTCTGGTTTTTTCTGGATTTTCTCTTTCAGATCTGGCTTACGGTGCAAAAGATTTGGGGCATGTTGATATCAGAATGTCCAATGTTATGATGGGTCAAGTGATTGCAGATGATCTTAGTATGTTTTCAATTACGACTAATGTTATGTCAATTGTAAATGTTCTTGTAAAACTCGATGATGGTAATTTGTACGTAGTGGCAAAAGATGATGATTATCGTTTAACTGATAATTTAGTAGGCAGTGATAGAGCGTTCAAAGCACAAATTCGAAATATAGTAAACGATTTATCCGAGTCCAAGCAAACTATTCAACCAGATTTTGGTAAAGGCCAAGTATATCTTTTCTATGTGGGCAACTGTTTTAAACAAATTCCAATTACAGAGCCAAAACTACCAGAATCTCTTATCCAAGATGTAGTGGATGGGAAATACGGAGATAGTGTGGCACTTGGATTTACTTTAGATAAGAAAGCGTTTTTAGTTACCAATGAAAGCGGATGTAATCCAGATGATGTTTCGATTGATGACTCTATTAGAATGAATATCCATACTGATATTGAACATGGTTTTACAATTATGCATCCTACAAGTTTCCGAGAGAGCAACTACGATGATCCATCGGATAAATGGGAATTTGTATTTGGTGTGGAAAGTAAAAATTATGGTGATGAATATGCTAACGATCCTGTATTGTATTTTGATATTTCAATAACTGATGAATACGATGATGTAAACACATTTGAAGAGATGAAAAAGGAGATTAGTGATTGGTGTATTGAAACTTATGACAATGAGTACTATGCTTGCCATACTGAAATTCTAAAAACTTACACAAGTAACATAAATGGAAACTTGGTATATGTAGTAGAGAGTTTCACAAATTATACTCCCTTAGATTCAGAAACAACTCTTGCATTTTCAGATTATTGTATTGCTCACAATATTGTGAATAACAACAGGTTATGGGGTTTGATAGGGTGTGTCGAGATGCTAGATACGCAAATTGCAAAATATTCTAGTCCAAAGGATGCATTTGATAGTTCAGGTCTTCTACTAATTAAAGAATCCTTGGAATCTTTTAAACTAAATTTGATTCAGTGCCCTCAAGACATTATAGATCCACCTAATTCTAAGTTCTTTGAGTATGTTGATCCTGTTACTGTAGATGAAGCTCGTGCAATTGCACAATGCATTGAAAATACAGTATCTGATTGGCATACAACACTACCTCATTGTCCTTGTTTAGAAAAAGATATCAAAACAGATAAGAGATTTATACAATCCAATTTAGGACTGAAAAAACATCATCCTAATGCAGAAAATGGATATAGAACGTCTGTATGGTGGCACACACAAAATAATGCAATTCATGGTCAACAATGTACCTATGATAAAGCAGGAGTACTGATAACCTACACATCAAGCGCTGGAACTCCTGATTGGTGGGCCCCTAAATCAGACTTGATAATAGACACGAGATTGCCTGATTATATGCACCATGACATAATTGATGTCCAGACATCAAATCTCTTGTCATGGGAAGAATATAGTAAGACTTGGAAACCAAATGATGGAATCAATTGCTCTGCAAATTCTGGAAATTCAGTAGGATATGTGGAAAAATTAACAGGTCATGTTCAGATAAAAAAACCTACTGAAACAGATTTTAAGGTATTGTCAAAAGATCATGTAATCAACAAAGGAGATACAATAATCACAAATGAAAACAGTAATGCAGTAATTCATTTTGCAGATGACACCAATCTTACAATAGGAGAAAATTCTGAAGTTACAATTGATTCTTTTGTATATCGTGATGATTACACAGTAAAAGAAAAAACAATACAGGTGATCAAAGGTATTTTTAGATGGGTTAGCGGTACTTTAACCCCTCATACGGATTCAAAAGTACTTACTCCAGTTGAGGCAATGACTATTAGAGGTACTGATTTTGTACTAGAACATAATTCTAAAACAAATTCGGACACAATATTTCTCAATGAAGGAAAAATTGATGTAATACCTATTTCAACAAATACACTTATGCAATTAGAGGAAGGTAACAAGATCATAGTCAATAAAGAAGATGGTTTAATCTCAAAAGAAAGAATTGATACAGAAGAATGGGATTCTCTTATTATAACACTAGATTCAAACAATCCTCAAATTCCTAATTGGATTAAAAACAATGCAGAGTGGTGGGCAGAAGGTTCTATTGATGATTCTAGTTTTGTATCTGGAATACAATACATGATCAAAGAGGACATGATTTACATTCCAGATTTGTCAAAGCAAACCAAACGTACAGTAGAAGGCATTCCTGACTGGATTCGAAACAATGCTGGATGGTGGGCAGATGGCACTATAGATGATAGGGATTTCCTCAATGGAATACAATACTTAGTATCAAATGGAATTGTTGTAATCGGGGATGAGGATGCCATCAAAGTTAAAGAAATTGATGAAGAATATTCCGACCTTGATGAAGACTATGTGTATCCTATTGGAGAAAATGAGGATGATGATAATGACGACTATCTAGAAAACACAAATTCTGAACTAATTGACAACAACAAGAAGCCAGAAGAACAATCTGTATCTGATTTTTCAACATCTAGAGGAACCCTAAATATTTCAGAACAAGTTATCAAATTGCCTAACGATCCAGAGTATCATGAGCTTATGGTAAATGGGAATTTTGGTTCTTCAGATTTTGCAGAGGTTAATCTAGTGATATATTATGAGCAAGATCAAACTCTTTTTTCAATTCCAACTGCAACCTTCGATGATGGGTATTTTGAAATTCGTTTGGCCGTTGATCCACAATGGGAGATAGGCTCGTACACCATAATTGCAGAACACTCGGATACAGAATTTGCAAGAGCAACGTTTCAAGTAATGGAATGA
- a CDS encoding ArsR/SmtB family transcription factor, producing the protein MEDGEFTTKVFTNDDRSLKLLGELLSNQVSRDIIRLLIEKEMYANEIANKLDIQFSLISHHLKKMGDLGLLSVSEKRIVKKGQTHKFYKINPGIFLLPSHTEDKVSDEGILKKIFKEGIKFASIGIVALGYYLFTKPPAVSDEYLTLASQKEINLTIPLLIILVGVISERIFTEIKKKRKPSFNRK; encoded by the coding sequence TTGGAGGACGGAGAGTTCACTACGAAGGTTTTTACAAACGACGACCGCTCCCTGAAGCTGCTCGGAGAGCTTCTGAGCAACCAGGTCAGCAGGGACATAATCAGGCTGCTGATTGAAAAGGAGATGTACGCCAACGAGATTGCAAACAAGCTGGACATCCAGTTCAGCCTGATATCGCACCACCTCAAGAAAATGGGGGATCTGGGCCTCTTGTCTGTTAGCGAGAAGAGAATCGTCAAGAAAGGCCAGACGCACAAGTTCTACAAGATAAACCCGGGAATATTTCTCCTGCCGAGCCACACGGAGGACAAGGTCAGCGACGAGGGAATACTGAAAAAAATTTTCAAGGAAGGGATAAAGTTTGCCAGTATAGGAATTGTTGCTTTAGGATATTATCTTTTTACAAAACCCCCTGCTGTTTCTGATGAATATCTTACGTTAGCAAGTCAAAAAGAGATTAATCTGACAATTCCACTTTTAATAATTTTGGTAGGTGTGATATCTGAAAGAATTTTTACAGAAATAAAAAAGAAAAGAAAACCTTCGTTTAACCGAAAGTAA
- a CDS encoding 50S ribosomal protein L40e, protein MPITDPEKKRIAQQARLVMRICFNCGCRNDIDATRCRKCRNPYLRLKNRNLGVKK, encoded by the coding sequence ATGCCAATTACAGACCCAGAGAAGAAACGAATTGCACAGCAAGCAAGACTTGTCATGAGAATTTGTTTTAATTGTGGTTGCAGAAATGACATAGACGCTACCAGATGCAGAAAATGCAGAAATCCATACTTGAGATTAAAGAACAGAAATCTAGGCGTCAAGAAGTAG
- a CDS encoding succinate--CoA ligase subunit alpha yields MDDIFELLKGKQGESDYENKGVIVQGITGSYGSLHAGKMLEYGTNIVAGVTPGKGGQTWNESIPIYNTMKEAVDATNAKISIIFVPAKFFLGAAKDALEAGIKLLVAIPEHVPIRDTMETLELAKQKGAIVIGPNTPGIMIPELIKIGIMPPMPFKAGKIAVLSKSGTLLYEISDALTNAGFGQSITIGIGGDPVNGTRLIDAFDMVKDIPDLEGMVVVGEIGGDSEEMLAQKIIDSGFNKPTVAYIAGRAAPKEKRMGHAGAIVMGTYGSAESKVSMFNKANIPVAKRPAEVPVLLAGKMEKSD; encoded by the coding sequence ATGGACGACATTTTTGAACTGTTAAAAGGAAAACAAGGAGAATCAGATTATGAAAATAAAGGAGTTATAGTTCAAGGCATCACAGGATCATATGGCTCATTGCATGCAGGAAAAATGTTAGAATATGGAACCAACATTGTAGCAGGAGTTACCCCAGGCAAAGGGGGTCAAACATGGAATGAAAGTATACCAATTTACAATACAATGAAAGAAGCAGTTGATGCAACAAATGCCAAAATTTCAATTATCTTTGTTCCAGCAAAATTCTTTTTGGGAGCTGCAAAAGATGCCCTAGAAGCAGGAATCAAACTACTAGTTGCAATTCCAGAACACGTTCCAATTAGAGATACAATGGAAACATTAGAGCTTGCAAAACAAAAAGGCGCCATAGTTATTGGACCAAATACACCAGGAATAATGATTCCAGAATTAATTAAAATCGGAATCATGCCACCAATGCCATTCAAGGCAGGAAAGATTGCAGTGTTATCAAAAAGTGGAACATTACTTTATGAAATTTCAGATGCTTTAACTAATGCAGGATTTGGTCAATCAATTACAATTGGAATCGGAGGAGACCCAGTAAATGGAACAAGGCTAATTGATGCATTTGATATGGTAAAGGATATTCCAGATTTAGAAGGAATGGTAGTAGTAGGAGAAATAGGTGGAGACTCTGAAGAAATGTTAGCTCAGAAAATAATTGATTCAGGATTTAACAAACCAACTGTAGCATACATTGCAGGCAGGGCAGCACCAAAAGAAAAGAGAATGGGTCATGCAGGTGCAATCGTAATGGGAACCTATGGCTCAGCTGAATCCAAAGTATCAATGTTTAACAAGGCAAACATTCCTGTAGCAAAAAGACCTGCAGAAGTACCTGTTTTGCTAGCAGGAAAGATGGAAAAATCCGATTAG
- a CDS encoding succinate--CoA ligase subunit beta produces the protein MQLLEFQAKELFREYGINLLDSISSTNIEEGRKHAKKLGYPFVIKIQVPVGGRGKAGGIQKCQNDDEFEIKYPQVMDLTIKGEKARAILLEKMADIKKELYLSIFLNRSKRCYTIIASAEGGVEIESVKNQIIKEIGLGEVSDELAKEVAKEMGLEGKHAEGVADTLKKLSKLTIEKEAELVEINPLAIMQDDTIMALDGKFVTDDNSNFRHPELEKYQEKTAIEEQAEKSGFSLVELDGDIAVVGNGAGLVMSTLDMLSDNGGKPACFLDVGGGATTESVYEALTLISKLDRVKGILVNLYGGIVKTTVVAEAFLKAYEDNLIDLPVFARLKGTESEKAKEMLQNSKTKIFDSVEEAINSAVMGVK, from the coding sequence ATGCAATTACTAGAGTTTCAGGCAAAGGAATTATTTCGAGAATACGGAATCAACCTTCTAGACAGTATTTCATCAACAAATATAGAAGAAGGTCGAAAGCATGCAAAAAAGTTAGGATATCCATTTGTAATTAAAATCCAGGTGCCTGTAGGGGGCAGAGGCAAAGCAGGAGGAATCCAAAAATGTCAAAATGATGACGAATTTGAGATAAAATATCCACAAGTTATGGATTTGACAATAAAGGGAGAAAAAGCAAGAGCCATTCTTCTTGAAAAGATGGCAGATATCAAAAAAGAGTTGTATCTTTCAATATTTTTGAATCGCTCAAAAAGATGCTACACAATTATTGCATCAGCTGAGGGAGGAGTTGAAATTGAATCAGTAAAAAATCAAATCATTAAAGAGATAGGATTAGGGGAGGTTTCAGATGAACTTGCAAAAGAAGTTGCAAAAGAAATGGGATTGGAAGGAAAACATGCTGAAGGCGTAGCAGATACTTTAAAAAAATTATCAAAACTTACAATTGAAAAAGAAGCAGAACTTGTAGAGATCAATCCACTTGCAATTATGCAAGATGATACAATAATGGCACTTGATGGAAAATTTGTAACAGATGACAATAGTAATTTTAGACATCCAGAATTAGAAAAGTATCAAGAAAAAACAGCAATTGAAGAACAAGCTGAAAAAAGTGGGTTTTCATTAGTAGAATTAGATGGAGATATTGCAGTTGTAGGAAATGGTGCAGGATTGGTAATGTCTACACTAGACATGTTATCAGACAATGGTGGAAAACCAGCATGTTTCTTAGATGTTGGTGGCGGTGCAACAACTGAATCAGTGTATGAAGCATTAACTTTGATTAGCAAATTAGATAGAGTAAAAGGGATTCTAGTAAATCTCTATGGTGGAATTGTAAAAACTACAGTAGTAGCTGAAGCATTTCTAAAAGCATATGAGGATAATCTTATTGATTTACCAGTATTTGCTAGACTGAAAGGTACTGAATCAGAAAAAGCAAAAGAAATGCTTCAAAATTCCAAAACCAAGATATTTGATTCAGTAGAAGAGGCAATTAATTCAGCGGTAATGGGAGTGAAATAA
- the dps gene encoding DNA protection during starvation protein → MSESKAPNVVGINVLKQNGLDVDELVKELIKNAAVEFTAYYYFTNLRAHCTGLEGEGLKGIIEDARLEDLSHFESCIERIYQLGGALPNDATEFIKISGCEFLQLPANPTDHKAILEKCLKAEQGAIVNWDKICKMTLGKDPATYDIAKDILAEEIEHESWFLELIYGRPSGHMRRKFAGERPHTRKHSRALDMA, encoded by the coding sequence ATGTCCGAATCAAAGGCACCAAATGTTGTTGGGATTAACGTTCTAAAACAAAACGGTCTTGATGTGGATGAATTGGTAAAAGAATTGATAAAAAATGCGGCAGTGGAATTTACTGCATATTACTATTTTACCAATCTCAGAGCACATTGTACAGGCTTAGAAGGTGAGGGACTAAAAGGAATTATTGAAGATGCAAGGCTAGAAGACCTAAGTCATTTTGAGTCATGTATTGAAAGAATTTACCAATTAGGAGGGGCCCTTCCAAATGACGCAACAGAATTTATCAAAATTTCTGGTTGTGAGTTCTTACAACTTCCAGCAAATCCAACAGATCATAAAGCAATTCTAGAAAAGTGTCTCAAAGCAGAACAAGGAGCAATAGTAAACTGGGATAAAATTTGCAAGATGACATTAGGCAAAGATCCTGCAACATACGATATTGCCAAAGATATTCTAGCTGAAGAGATCGAACATGAGTCTTGGTTCCTAGAGCTAATCTACGGAAGACCATCAGGGCACATGAGAAGAAAATTTGCGGGTGAGAGACCACACACTAGAAAACACTCTAGAGCACTAGATATGGCATAA
- the ileS gene encoding isoleucine--tRNA ligase gives MELSTKFDAKAIESQIREYTKSIDLEKQIFASDKPEKIRFIEGPPTMNGIPHAGHLRGRVIKDLWYRYNTLQGKKIEFNGGWDTQGLPVELQVEKELGVTGGKTEAIKQFGVERIVSECKKVVEKYNKTWVEVDSLLGMSFNHEKAYWTFRDEFIEREWQILKKAHENGILEEDFTVIAYCPSCQTSLSHAEVNQGYEEVKDPSLYYKVKLVDEDAFLIVWTTMPFTLVTDAMVGLQPEEDYAYVKMENETWVIGKTRLKEFMTELKIEDYEIEKTVKGLTFEGKKYIHPLLDLIPELKECSKDENFHVAVSESFVDASTGSGLVHLSPANGEEDIKIANKRKVKIFSPINDEVKFTSQAGKYQGTFVRDADKQIVEDLKECNALVKIGKIKHKYPLCWRSHHPIVWLARKGWFYKLDRLDNKAIDAAESVEYYFEQPKNRFLGIIKERHPWCISRERIWGCPLPVWTCEDCNERNWFFTRKDIVESADKLPDGPDFELHRPWIDNIVIKCKKCGSTKTKREEYVLDTWHNSGSAPYSSLTDEEYSRDIPAPFFTEGIDQTRGWAYTLLIENVILNNGPTPPYKSFLFQGHVLDKKGGKMSKSKGNVLEGIELLEKYPADLIRFYFMWKASPIEPLSFSTEELMSRPYQVINTLFNLHLYFKQNSQYDNFDKSNTVEWAKQNDLLTSPDIWLLSKLQKLILKITDRNDSCKFHESAKAIDDFIINNLSQIYIPITRGELWDEDEEKKNRRLAIYAVLGEVLKALDILIHPFCPFTSEYLYQSVFDGKQSILLDRWPKPQESLVNEEIEESFDIMKDVVSVSSAARMKGKLKRRWPLNEAKICVKKGQKMKLESLSKLLQSQLNVEKFDIIETEKDSGLEQTLELQKLGLPIKPIIELERKRIGPKAKQHMGKLVAMFSETNPKEIISSLQKDSKFNFDVDGETISLENEDFVVDFDADENFAVSKRDNYIVFISTLRNKEMMAKGLVKDVARRLQTLRKERGYNPTDVLDVASILDLDDESLEMIREKADDLAFLVRVKQVNFTESCKEYKDDDIDGLKIRISIE, from the coding sequence ATGGAATTATCCACAAAGTTTGATGCAAAAGCAATTGAATCACAAATTAGAGAATATACAAAATCAATTGATTTAGAAAAACAAATTTTTGCATCAGACAAGCCTGAAAAAATTAGATTCATTGAAGGTCCACCAACAATGAATGGGATTCCACATGCAGGACATCTTAGAGGCAGAGTCATCAAGGATTTGTGGTACAGGTACAACACACTTCAGGGAAAGAAGATAGAGTTTAACGGAGGATGGGACACCCAAGGATTACCCGTAGAACTGCAGGTAGAAAAAGAGTTAGGAGTTACAGGAGGAAAAACTGAGGCAATAAAGCAATTTGGAGTGGAGAGAATTGTTTCAGAATGTAAGAAAGTTGTTGAGAAATACAACAAGACATGGGTTGAAGTTGATTCACTGCTTGGAATGTCATTTAATCATGAAAAGGCATACTGGACTTTTCGAGACGAATTCATTGAAAGAGAATGGCAAATACTAAAAAAAGCACATGAAAATGGAATTTTAGAAGAAGACTTTACAGTAATTGCGTACTGTCCAAGTTGTCAGACATCACTTAGTCATGCAGAAGTCAACCAAGGATACGAAGAGGTCAAAGACCCATCATTATACTATAAAGTAAAACTAGTAGACGAAGATGCATTTTTGATTGTATGGACAACAATGCCATTTACACTAGTTACTGATGCTATGGTAGGATTGCAACCAGAAGAAGATTATGCTTATGTCAAAATGGAAAATGAAACATGGGTTATTGGAAAAACAAGACTAAAAGAGTTCATGACAGAATTAAAAATTGAAGATTATGAAATTGAAAAAACAGTAAAAGGTTTAACATTTGAAGGAAAAAAATACATTCATCCATTATTAGATTTAATTCCAGAATTAAAAGAATGTTCAAAAGATGAAAACTTCCATGTAGCAGTATCAGAATCATTTGTAGATGCAAGTACTGGTAGCGGTCTTGTACATCTGTCTCCTGCAAATGGTGAGGAAGACATCAAAATTGCCAATAAAAGAAAAGTCAAAATTTTCAGCCCCATTAATGACGAGGTAAAATTCACTTCACAGGCAGGAAAATACCAAGGAACGTTTGTCAGAGATGCAGACAAGCAAATAGTAGAAGATCTAAAGGAGTGCAATGCTTTAGTAAAAATTGGAAAAATCAAGCACAAATATCCACTTTGCTGGAGATCACACCATCCAATAGTATGGCTTGCAAGAAAAGGTTGGTTTTACAAACTAGATAGGCTAGATAACAAAGCAATTGATGCAGCTGAGAGCGTAGAATATTATTTTGAGCAACCTAAAAACAGATTCTTAGGAATAATCAAAGAGAGACATCCTTGGTGTATCTCAAGAGAGAGAATTTGGGGATGTCCATTACCTGTGTGGACGTGTGAAGATTGTAATGAAAGAAATTGGTTTTTTACAAGAAAAGATATTGTTGAATCTGCAGACAAACTTCCTGATGGCCCAGACTTTGAGTTGCACAGACCATGGATTGACAACATTGTCATCAAGTGTAAAAAATGCGGAAGCACAAAAACAAAAAGAGAAGAATACGTATTAGATACTTGGCACAATAGTGGTTCGGCACCATATTCATCATTAACTGATGAAGAGTATTCAAGAGACATTCCAGCCCCATTTTTTACTGAAGGAATTGATCAGACTAGAGGATGGGCATACACATTACTTATTGAGAATGTAATTTTAAACAACGGTCCAACTCCGCCATACAAGTCGTTTTTGTTCCAAGGGCATGTACTGGATAAGAAAGGAGGAAAGATGAGCAAAAGCAAGGGAAATGTTTTGGAAGGAATAGAGTTGCTAGAAAAATATCCTGCAGATTTGATCAGATTTTATTTTATGTGGAAAGCAAGTCCAATTGAACCACTAAGTTTCAGTACTGAAGAATTAATGTCAAGACCTTATCAAGTAATTAACACATTATTTAATCTGCACTTGTACTTTAAACAAAATAGCCAGTATGATAATTTTGATAAATCCAACACTGTAGAATGGGCAAAACAAAATGATTTGCTAACATCACCAGACATTTGGCTACTATCAAAACTTCAAAAATTAATTCTCAAAATTACAGACAGAAATGATTCATGTAAATTTCACGAGAGTGCAAAGGCAATTGATGATTTTATCATTAACAATCTTAGTCAAATTTACATCCCAATTACAAGAGGAGAATTATGGGACGAAGATGAAGAAAAAAAGAACAGAAGGCTAGCAATTTATGCAGTCCTAGGAGAGGTTCTAAAAGCACTAGACATTTTGATTCATCCATTTTGCCCATTTACTAGCGAATACTTGTATCAATCAGTTTTTGATGGAAAACAAAGCATACTACTTGATAGATGGCCTAAACCACAAGAATCACTTGTCAATGAAGAAATTGAGGAATCATTTGACATAATGAAAGACGTAGTATCAGTTTCATCAGCTGCAAGAATGAAAGGAAAGTTGAAGAGAAGATGGCCATTAAATGAGGCAAAAATTTGTGTCAAGAAAGGACAAAAGATGAAACTTGAATCATTATCAAAACTACTACAATCTCAGTTAAACGTAGAAAAATTTGATATAATTGAAACAGAAAAAGATTCAGGATTAGAGCAGACTTTAGAATTACAAAAACTAGGATTACCCATAAAACCAATTATAGAATTAGAGAGAAAGAGAATTGGACCTAAAGCCAAACAACATATGGGAAAACTTGTAGCAATGTTTTCTGAAACCAACCCTAAAGAAATTATTTCATCTTTACAAAAAGATTCAAAATTTAATTTTGATGTAGATGGTGAAACCATATCACTTGAAAATGAAGACTTTGTTGTAGACTTTGATGCAGATGAAAATTTTGCAGTATCTAAAAGAGACAACTACATTGTATTCATTTCAACATTGAGAAACAAAGAGATGATGGCAAAGGGGTTGGTAAAAGATGTTGCAAGAAGACTTCAAACCCTAAGAAAAGAGAGAGGATACAATCCAACTGATGTTTTGGATGTAGCATCAATTCTTGATCTAGATGATGAATCACTTGAAATGATAAGAGAAAAAGCAGATGACTTGGCTTTTTTGGTCAGAGTAAAACAAGTAAACTTTACAGAATCCTGCAAGGAATACAAAGATGACGATATTGATGGACTAAAGATTAGAATATCAATAGAATAA
- the purD gene encoding phosphoribosylamine--glycine ligase, with the protein MVNVLVIGSGGREHALSWKLSQSSKVDTVFTAPGNGGTKNNVSIPVDDLDGLADFAEKNNCFTVVGPEAPLAAGIVDKFNEKNLKVFGPSKNAAQLESSKIWAKNFMKRNDVPTARFEIFDDAKKAQDYVKSLDYNVVVKADGLAAGKGVIVCNSSDEAISAIQTILIKKTFGDAGNRIIIEERIDGIEASYIALSDGNIAIPMASSQDHKRIFDDDKGPNTGGMGAYSPTPIIDDSLAKKIQEKIIDKTIQSMKNEGIVFKGFLYAGIMLKDGEPYVLEYNVRMGDPECQPITMRMDFDLYDYFVASATGELSSMPPISWKNQYAVCVVLTSQGYPESYPKNEEITGFDSIPDGAYVFHAGTKNVDGKIFSNGGRVLGVTALGDSLESAIANAYNASDMISWPHKFCRKDIGKKGLDYF; encoded by the coding sequence TTGGTAAATGTACTTGTGATTGGTTCTGGGGGGCGAGAGCATGCTTTATCGTGGAAATTATCTCAGAGCTCAAAAGTTGATACTGTTTTTACTGCACCTGGAAATGGAGGTACAAAAAATAATGTGTCCATTCCAGTTGATGATTTAGATGGCCTAGCAGATTTTGCTGAAAAAAATAATTGCTTTACAGTAGTTGGCCCAGAAGCACCTTTGGCTGCAGGCATTGTTGATAAATTTAATGAAAAAAATCTCAAAGTTTTTGGTCCCTCAAAAAATGCAGCACAACTTGAATCAAGTAAAATCTGGGCAAAAAATTTCATGAAAAGAAATGACGTCCCTACTGCTAGATTTGAAATATTTGATGATGCTAAAAAGGCACAAGATTATGTAAAATCACTTGATTACAATGTCGTAGTCAAAGCTGATGGGTTGGCTGCAGGAAAGGGAGTAATTGTTTGTAATAGCTCTGATGAAGCAATTTCTGCAATTCAAACAATTTTGATAAAAAAAACATTTGGTGATGCTGGAAATCGAATAATTATTGAAGAGAGAATTGATGGAATTGAGGCCTCATACATTGCGCTTTCAGATGGCAATATTGCTATCCCTATGGCCTCTAGTCAGGATCACAAGCGAATATTTGATGATGATAAAGGCCCTAACACTGGTGGGATGGGTGCATACTCTCCTACTCCAATAATTGATGATTCTCTTGCAAAAAAAATTCAAGAAAAAATTATTGATAAAACTATACAGTCTATGAAAAATGAGGGCATTGTTTTCAAAGGCTTTCTTTATGCAGGAATCATGCTAAAAGATGGTGAACCCTATGTTTTAGAATATAATGTTAGAATGGGTGATCCTGAATGTCAGCCAATCACAATGAGAATGGATTTTGATTTGTATGATTACTTTGTTGCAAGTGCAACTGGTGAATTATCTTCAATGCCTCCAATATCTTGGAAAAACCAATACGCAGTATGCGTTGTTTTGACTTCTCAAGGATACCCTGAATCTTATCCAAAAAATGAAGAAATTACTGGATTTGATTCTATTCCAGATGGTGCATATGTTTTTCATGCTGGCACAAAGAATGTTGATGGCAAAATATTCTCAAATGGCGGACGAGTTTTAGGAGTTACTGCCTTGGGTGATTCCTTAGAGTCTGCAATTGCA